In the genome of Physeter macrocephalus isolate SW-GA chromosome 20, ASM283717v5, whole genome shotgun sequence, one region contains:
- the CHRNA6 gene encoding neuronal acetylcholine receptor subunit alpha-6 produces the protein MLPREGRGLLRFGLCLWWHVFALCFRGCAGCASEERLFHKLFARYNRFIRPVENVSDPVTVHFEVAITQLADVDEVNQIMETNLWLRHIWNDYKLRWDPVEYDGIETLCVPAEKIWKPDIVLYNNALGNFQVKGKTKALLKYDGMITWTPPAIFKSSCPMDITFFPFDHQNCSLKFGSWTYDKAEIDLLIIGSKVDMDDFWENSEWEIVDASGYKHDIKYNCCEEIYTDITYSFYIRRLPMFYTINLIIPCLFVSFLTVLVFYLPSDCGEKVTLCISVLLSLTVFLLVITETIPSTSLVIPLVGEYLLFTMIFVTLSIVVTVFVLNTHHRTPTTHTMPVWVKAVFLRLLPQILMMRRPLDKRKGTRSDKNPKAFSGRPAKVKFDPRREPKLLKECCSCHKSSEIATSKRRLSHQPLQWMTENLEPSPEVEDVIDSVQFIAENMKNQNETKEVEDDWKYVAMVVDRVFLWVFIIVCVFGTAGLFVQPLLGNTGHS, from the exons ATGCTGCCCCGCGAGGGACGGGGACTCCTTCGCTTTGGGCTGTGTCTCTGGTGGCATGTATTCGCACTTTGCTTCAGAG GATGTGCAGGCTGTGCGTCCGAGGAGAGGCTCTTTCACAAACTGTTCGCTCGTTATAACCGGTTCATCAGGCCCGTGGAAAACGTTTCCGACCCGGTCACTGTGCACTTTGAAGTGGCCATCACGCAGCTGGCCGACGTG GATGAAGTAAACCAGATCATGGAAACCAATCTGTGGCTACGTCAC ATATGGAATGATTATAAATTGCGCTGGGACCCAGTGGAATATGATGGCATTGAGACTCTTTGTGTTCCTGCGGAGAAGATCTGGAAGCCTGACATTGTTCTCTACAACAA CGCTCTCGGCAACTTCCAAGTCAAAGGCAAGACAAAAGCTCTTCTTAAATACGATGGCATGATAACCTGGACTCCACCAGCTATTTTTAAGAGTTCCTGTCCTATGGATATCACTTTTTTCCCTTTCGATCATCAAAATTGTTCCCTGAAATTTGGTTCCTGGACCTATGACAAAGCTGAAATTGATCTTCTAATCATTGGCTCTAAAGTGGACATGGATGATTTTTGGGAAAACAGTGAATGGGAAATTGTCGATGCTTCTGGCTACAAGCATGACATAAAATACAACTGTTGTGAAGAGATATACACAGACATAACCTATTCTTTCTACATTAGAAGACTGCCGATGTTTTACACGATTAATCTGATCATCCCCTGtctctttgtttcatttctaaCTGTGTTGGTTTTCTACCTTCCTTCTGACTGTGGTGAAAAAGTGACGCTTTGCATTTCAGTTCTGCTTTCCCTGACGGTGTTTTTGCTGGTGATCACAGAAACCATCCCGTCTACGTCTCTCGTGATCCCCTTGGTGGGCGAGTACCTGCTCTTCACCATGATCTTCGTCACCTTGTCCATCGTGGTGACGGTGTTTGTGTTGAACACCCACCATCGCACCCCGACCACACACACCATGCCCGTGTGGGTGAAGGCAGTCTTCCTCCGGCTGTTACCCCAGATCCTGATGATGAGGAGGCCTCTGGACAAGAGAAAAGGGACAAGATCTGACAAAAACCCCAAAGCCTTCTCTGGTAGGCCAGCCAAAGTCAAGTTCGATCCTCGCAGAGAGCCCAAACTTCTTAAAGAATGCTGCTCCTGTCATAAGTCTAGTGAGATCGCCACCAGCAAGAGACGATTGAGTCATCAGCCTTTACAATGGATGACTGAAAATTTGGAGCCCTCACCTGAAGTCGAAGATGTAATTGACAGTGTTCAATTCATAGCAGAAAACATGAagaaccaaaatgaaacaaaggag